The following is a genomic window from Armatimonadota bacterium.
TGCGGCGGACCTTCGAACGGCACGGTCACCGCTACGTCACGCGGGGCGGGGACCTGCGGCTGGCCTTCAACTTCGTCGACCCGCTCCGCCTGGTTCCCTACCGCCGGAAGGGGAAGGCCACCTTTGCCGTGTCGGTGGCGCTCAGCGACCGCCGGCCCGAGGATGTGCTCAAGCAGGCCTACCCCATCCTGATCCGCTCCCTGGCCAACCTGTGCATCTACCTGGTGCGGGAGGGGGATCGCCTGGACACCTACTTCGTCACCCTGGAGCAGGGGTGCTACCGCGTCCCGGACCTCCCGGAGGAGGAGTACTTCGAGGAGCTGTACCGCCGACTGCTGCCGCTGGCCACCTCGGAACTGGTCATCGACAACGAGTTCGTCCCCGACCTGCCGCCGCACCTGTGGGACGGCGACGAGTTCACGCGCCAGCTCAGCGAGGCGGGGAAGCGGCTGGACGCCCTGGGCCTCCTCCCCGCGCCCTTCCCCATCCAGGAACTGCTGCCGCCGGCGGACTTCCGCCACCTGCAGCGCCTCTTCGGCCTGGGCGGCCTCAGCTACGGCAACCTGAGCGTCCGGCGGGACGCCACCTCGTTCTGGATGAGCGCCAGCGGGGTGGACAAGGCCAACATGCGCCGGGTGGGGGAGGACATGCTCCTGGTGACCGGCTTCGACCCCCACCGGCGCGTCATGCGCCTGAGCGTCCCGCCCACGGTGAAGCCCCGCCGGGTGTCGGTGGACGCCATCGAGCACTGGATGATCTACACCGAGCACCCCACCGTGGGCGCCATCGTCCACGTCCACGCCTGGATGGCGGGCGTCCCCTCCACCACCGTGAACTACCCGTGCGGCACGCTGCAGCTGGCCCAGGCCGTGGCCGACCTCGTCCGGGCGGCGCCGGACCCCGCCGCGGCGGTGGTGGGGCTTCGCAACCACGGGCTCACCATCACGGGGCGGACGCTGGACGACATCTTCGACCGCCTGGAGGCCCGCTTCATCCGCCAGGTCCCCATGTCCTGATGCGGGCCCTGGTCTTCACCCCCACCCCGGTGCGCTACCTGGCCGGGCGGGCGCTCACACGCCTGGCCGGGGTGACGGGCTGGACCACCGCCCCGGTGCTGGCCCTGCGCGCCATTCCCCGTCCGCCCCTCCCGACTGCAGCGTGGGTCCGCGTGGCCGTGCACCTGGGCGGCGTCTGCGGCAGCGACCTCCACCTCCTCCGCCTGGCGATGAGTCCGGCGA
Proteins encoded in this region:
- a CDS encoding class II aldolase/adducin family protein, producing MNHDRSVRPVPSLDVPLTFTFVGFFHEPAMARLAQGLRRTFERHGHRYVTRGGDLRLAFNFVDPLRLVPYRRKGKATFAVSVALSDRRPEDVLKQAYPILIRSLANLCIYLVREGDRLDTYFVTLEQGCYRVPDLPEEEYFEELYRRLLPLATSELVIDNEFVPDLPPHLWDGDEFTRQLSEAGKRLDALGLLPAPFPIQELLPPADFRHLQRLFGLGGLSYGNLSVRRDATSFWMSASGVDKANMRRVGEDMLLVTGFDPHRRVMRLSVPPTVKPRRVSVDAIEHWMIYTEHPTVGAIVHVHAWMAGVPSTTVNYPCGTLQLAQAVADLVRAAPDPAAAVVGLRNHGLTITGRTLDDIFDRLEARFIRQVPMS